The following are encoded in a window of Ricinus communis isolate WT05 ecotype wild-type chromosome 4, ASM1957865v1, whole genome shotgun sequence genomic DNA:
- the LOC8263425 gene encoding protein RKD1, giving the protein MASHSVLEVCSGYQIVAKEEDPSAFSSQLPTFDFCGSAYNSMLNWQNELSIQESYLDMCPLMESYCPSDSLYDASLDIEHSPTIVQDDINGLCVWSELGYLIEPQKQMLLLRESTTKESSSTRELKEERKATKCREEKLNNSISKALTREIISKYFYMPITLAARELNVGLTLLKKRCRELGIRRWPHRKLMSLQTLIKNVQEMKKVEGDESDKRLKEAIEILESERKLLEEMPDMQLEHKTKCLRQACFKANYKKRKLMGMMGNSCSSSGSSSHASLEASVAHEMMMMTEDDEEIKSLLNEPFCHANNLMF; this is encoded by the exons ATGGCTAGTCATTCAGTCCTTGAGGTTTGTTCTGGATATCAAATCGTGGCCAAAGAAGAAGACCCTTCTGCCTTTTCAAGCCAGTTGCCTACTTTTGATTTCTG CGGAAGTGCCTATAACTCTATGTTGAATTGGCAAAATGAATTATCTATACAAGAGAGTTATCTTGATATGTGTCCTTTGATGGAAAGCTACTGTCCTTCTGATTCTTTGTATGATGCTTCGTTAGATATTGAACATAGTCCCACTATTGTGCAAG ATGATATCAATGGACTTTGTGTGTGGAGTGAGTTAGGCTATTTAATTGAGCCCCAGAAGCAGATGCTACTTTTGCGTGAAAGTACTACAAAAGAATCATCAAGTACTAGAGAGTTGAAGGAAGAAAGGAAGGCAACAAAATGCAGAGAAGAAAAGTTGAATAATAGTATATCCAAAGCTTTGACAAGGGAGATAATATCAAAGTATTTCTACATGCCAATAACTCTAGCAGCCAGAGAACTCAACGTGGGGTTAAcacttttgaaaaaaagatGCAGAGAATTGGGCATTAGGAGGTGGCCTCACAGGAAGCTGATGAGCCTCCAAACCCTCATAAAAAATGTTCAG GAGATGAAGAAAGTAGAGGGGGATGAAAGTGACAAAAGGCTGAAAGAAGCTATTGAAATATTGGAGAGCGAAAGGAAGTTGCTAGAAGAGATGCCTGACATGCAACTTGAGCACAAAACTAAATGTCTTAGACAAGCCTGTTTTAAGGCGAATTACAAGAAGAGAAAGCTGATGGGCATGATGGGTAATTCTTGTTCTTCTAGTGGCAGCAGCAGCCATGCAAGTTTAGAGGCCAGCGTTGCTCatgagatgatgatgatgactgAAGATGACGAGGAAATTAAATCCCTACTGAATGAGCCCTTTTGTCATGCTAACAATTTGATGTTCTAA
- the LOC8263434 gene encoding gibberellin-regulated protein 6 — protein MAMAKLACLLLLTILAISMVATQVMANDSQYHLDSGNYGPGSLKSYQCPSQCTRRCSQTQYHKPCMFFCQKCCAKCLCVPPGYYGNKSVCPCYNNWKTKRGGPKCP, from the exons ATGGCAATGGCTAAGCTTGCCTGTCTCCTGCTTCTTACTATCCTTGCCATTTCCATGGTTGCAACCCAG GTCATGGCAAATGATTCCCAGTACCACCTTGACAGT GGCAATTACGGACCAGGAAGTCTGAAGAGCTACC AATGCCCGTCGCAATGCACGAGGAGATGTAGCCAGACACAGTATCACAAACCCTGCATGTTCTTCTGCCAGAAATGCTGTGCGAAGTGCCTATGCGTTCCTCCTGGGTACTACGGGAACAAAAGTGTGTGCCCTTGCTACAACAACTGGAAGACCAAACGTGGAGGACCCAAATGCCCTTAG
- the LOC8263433 gene encoding probable arabinosyltransferase ARAD1 isoform X2: MSEKSRLSSRFLFFLIPISMFLFIIFSMSLLQLSSTSFLPSSVIKLILVNSTSIYLKSNVKNELGKFPFFSSKPSQDTRSSMRSGGENCSNFEVAASGKHIGNTCNPNQGLLKVYMYDMPPEFHFGLLGWKGKANQIWPNVDDLDHIPLYPGGLNLQHSIEYWLTLDLLASNRPKVVRPCGAVRVDNSSQADIIFVPYFSSLSYNRHSKLHGKGKVSMNKMLQNRLVEFLMGQDEWKRSGGRDHLIVAHHPNSMLDARKMLGAAMFVLADFGRYPVEIANLKKDVIAPYKHVVRTIPSGESAQFEERPILVFFQGAIYRKDGGIIRQELYYLLKDEKDVHFTFGTVRKNGVNKAGQGMASSKFCLNIAGDTPSSNRLFDAIVSHCVPVIISDDIELPFEDVLDYSEFSVFVRASDAVKEGYLLNLLQSIDRDKWTMMWERLKEIAPHFEYQYPSQSGDAVDMIWQAVSRKLSPVQLTIHRRNRYSRFEIQ, encoded by the exons ATGTCTGAGAAAAGTAGGCTTTCTTCAaggtttcttttcttcttgatTCCCATTTCTATGtttcttttcatcattttctctATGTCCCTTCTTCAACTTAGCAGTACTTCTTTCCTACCCAGTTCTGTTATCAAGCTTATTCTTGTTAATAGTACATCAATTTACTTGAAATCCAATGTCAAAAATGAACTTGGCAAATTTCCTTTCTTCTCTTCTAAGCCATCGCAAGATACTAGATCATCAATGAGAAGTGGAGGGGAGAATTGTTCAAATTTTGAAGTGGCTGCTTCTGGAAAGCACATAGGGAATACATGTAATCCAAATCAAGGTCTCTTAAAGGTCTATATGTATGACATGCCGCCTGAGTTTCACTTTGGGTTATTGGGTTGGAAAGGAAAAGCAAATCAAATATGGCCAAATGTTGATGACCTTGACCATATCCCACTATACCCTGGTGGGTTGAATTTACAGCACAGTATAGAGTACTGGCTGACCCTTGATCTTCTGGCATCAAACAGACCAAAGGTGGTCAGACCTTGTGGTGCAGTCAGAGTGGATAATTCCAGTCAAGcagatattatttttgtgcCATATTTCTCCTCTCTGAGTTACAACCGACATTCTAAGCTTCATGGTAAAGGGAAAGTTAGCATGAATAAAATGTTGCAGAATAGACTGGTAGAGTTTTTGATGGGTCAGGATGAATGGAAGCGATCTGGGGGAAGGGATCATTTGATTGTGGCCCACCATCCAAATAGCATGTTGGATGCTAGAAAAATGCTGGGCGCTGCCATGTTTGTGCTTGCAGATTTTGGGAGATACCCAGTCGAAATTGCAAATCTTAAAAAGGATGTAATTGCTCCTTACAAGCATGTTGTGAGGACCATTCCAAGTGGTGAATCAGCTCAATTTGAGGAGCGTCCCATATTAGTGTTTTTCCAAGGAGCAATATATAGAAAGGAT GGAGGAATTATTCGCCAAGAATTATATTACCTTCTaaaagatgagaaagatgTACATTTTACATTTGGAACTGTTCGAAAGAATGGAGTCAACAAAGCAGGCCAAGGGATGGCCTCATCTAAGTTCTGCCTGAATATTGCCGGTGATACCCCATCCTCAAATCGCCTCTTTGATGCCATTGTGAGTCACTGTGTTCCTGTGATAATTAGTGATGACATTGAGCTACCATTTGAAGATGTCTTAGACTACTCGGAATTCAGTGTATTTGTGCGCGCATCTGATGCTGTTAAAGAAGGGTACCTGCTGAACCTTCTTCAAAGTATTGATCGAGACAAGTGGACCATGATGTGGGAAAGACTAAAAGAAATTGCACCACATTTTGAATATCAGTATCCATCCCAGTCTGGTGATGCTGTGGATATGATCTGGCAGGCAGTATCACGTAAGCTATCTCCAGTGCAACTCACAATTCACAGGAGGAACAGATATAGCAGATTTGAAATTCAGTGA
- the LOC8263426 gene encoding protein EMBRYO DEFECTIVE 514, which produces MAEEKATEPTQANQERVDSTTEDMDVAEESAANGAKRVRDSEEEQNDDDVSKKQKVDKSVEEERLEKLEEGEGEEDKEESVPVSLGPKSFGSSVEMFDYFYNLLHYWPPNLTVNKYEHMVLLELLKKGHSDPEKKIGGGIQAFQVRYHPMWKSRCFFLIRDDDTMDDFSFRKCVDKILPLPEDMKIKSDGNGKGHGGKGGGGSGRGGRGRGRGRGHGRGGKSRG; this is translated from the exons ATGGCAGAAGAGAAAGCAACCGAACCCACTCAAGCCAACCAAGAGCGAGTTGACTCGACCACAGAGGACATGGATGTGGCCGAAGAATCAGCCGCCAACGGCGCCAAACGAGTGAGAGATTCTGAGGAGGAACAGAACGATGACGACGTATCGAAGAAGCAGAAGGTAGATAAGTCTGTAGAAGAGGAGAGATTGGAGAAGCTTGAGGAGGGAGAAGGAGAGGAGGACAAGGAAGAATCTGTTCCGGTTAGTTTGGGTCCGAAGAGTTTCGGGTCTTCTGTGGAGATGTTTGATTACTTTTATAATCTTCTTCATTACTGGCCCCCTAATCTCACTGTTAACAAG TATGAGCATATGGTGCTGTTGGAATTGCTTAAGAAGGGCCACTCTGATCCTGAGAAAAAGATTGGCGGCGGCATCCAGGCTTTCCAAGTTCGTTACCATCCAATGTGGAAGAGTCGATGCTTCTTCCTTATCAGAGATGATGATACTATGGATGATTTCAGCTTCAGGAAGTGTGTGGATAAAATACTTCCCTTACCAGAGgacatgaaaataaaatctgaTGGAAATGGCAAGGGTCATGGAGGAAAAGGTGGTGGTGGTAGTGGAAGAGGTGGCAGGGGCCGAGGCCGAGGGCGTGGCCATGGAAGAGGTGGTAAATCAAGAGGCTGA
- the LOC8263431 gene encoding uncharacterized protein LOC8263431 — translation MSDQLVLCADRLITPESLQSMEKAKEPGSSGECSSSHTADLPTCVIDVEGGGEHGVSEEEEPLLQTMECRICQEEDSINNLEAPCACSGSLKFAHRKCVQRWCNEKGDITCEICHQPYQPNYTASPPLPLEDTAIDISEGWTIAGTPLDLHDPRILAMAAAERHFLEAEYDEYADSSASGAAFCRSAALILMALLLLRHAMSLTGDSDEDASTFFSLFLIRAAGFLLPCYIMAWAISILQRRRQRQEAAALAATEVAFMLQAGQRRGLQFTIAPGLAVNPHQAATPQQEPLQ, via the exons aTGAGTGATCAACTAGTTTTGTGTGCTGATCGTCTCATAACACCTGAAAGTTTGCAATCAATGGAAAAAGCTAAGGAGCCAGGATCTTCTGGGGAGTGTTCATCTTCCCATACTGCTGATCTACCCACTTGTGTAATTGATGTTGAGGGAGGGGGGGAACATGGTGTatctgaagaagaagaaccacTTCTGCAAACAATGGAATGTCGCATTTGCCAGGAGGAGGATAGCATTAATAATTTGGAGGCACCATGTGCCTGTAGTGGTAGTTTGAAG TTTGCCCACAGGAAATGTGTTCAGCGATGGTGCAACGAAAAAGGAGATATAACCTGTGAGATATGTCATCAG CCTTACCAACCTAATTACACTGCCTCACCACCTCTTCCATTAGAAGATACAGCAATTGATATCAG TGAGGGTTGGACTATTGCTGGGACTCCTTTGGATTTGCACGATCCTCGAATTTTGGCTATGGCTGCAGCAGAGCGTCATTTTTTGGAGGCTGAATATGATGAATATGCTGATTCCAGTGCTAGTGGAGCTGCATTTTGCCGTTCTGCTGCTTTAATT CTAATGGCTCTTCTGCTCCTGAGGCATGCTATGTCTCTTACTGGAGATAGTGATGAAGATGCTTCTACGTTTTTCTCT CTTTTCCTGATACGGGCTGCTGGATTTCTTCTCCCATGTTACATCATGGCCTGGGCCATCAGCATATTGCAGAGACGAAGGCAAAGACAG GAAGCAGCAGCACTTGCAGCTACTGAGGTTGCATTCATGCTACAGGCAGGTCAACGACGGGGATTGCAATTCACAATTGCACCTGGACTTGCAGTGAATCCTCACCAAGCTGCAACTCCACAGCAAGAGCCACTTCAATGA
- the LOC8263433 gene encoding probable arabinosyltransferase ARAD1 isoform X1, whose protein sequence is MSEKSRLSSRFLFFLIPISMFLFIIFSMSLLQLSSTSFLPSSVIKLILVNSTSIYLKSNVKNELGKFPFFSSKPSQDTRSSMRSGGENCSNFEVAASGKHIGNTCNPNQGLLKVYMYDMPPEFHFGLLGWKGKANQIWPNVDDLDHIPLYPGGLNLQHSIEYWLTLDLLASNRPKVVRPCGAVRVDNSSQADIIFVPYFSSLSYNRHSKLHGKGKVSMNKMLQNRLVEFLMGQDEWKRSGGRDHLIVAHHPNSMLDARKMLGAAMFVLADFGRYPVEIANLKKDVIAPYKHVVRTIPSGESAQFEERPILVFFQGAIYRKDGGIIRQELYYLLKDEKDVHFTFGTVRKNGVNKAGQGMASSKFCLNIAGDTPSSNRLFDAIVSHCVPVIISDDIELPFEDVLDYSEFSVFVRASDAVKEGYLLNLLQSIDRDKWTMMWERLKEIAPHFEYQYPSQSGDAVDMIWQAVSQPGGSFLLGVVFGEDTSLGFCRRSVRAFIIYSSF, encoded by the exons ATGTCTGAGAAAAGTAGGCTTTCTTCAaggtttcttttcttcttgatTCCCATTTCTATGtttcttttcatcattttctctATGTCCCTTCTTCAACTTAGCAGTACTTCTTTCCTACCCAGTTCTGTTATCAAGCTTATTCTTGTTAATAGTACATCAATTTACTTGAAATCCAATGTCAAAAATGAACTTGGCAAATTTCCTTTCTTCTCTTCTAAGCCATCGCAAGATACTAGATCATCAATGAGAAGTGGAGGGGAGAATTGTTCAAATTTTGAAGTGGCTGCTTCTGGAAAGCACATAGGGAATACATGTAATCCAAATCAAGGTCTCTTAAAGGTCTATATGTATGACATGCCGCCTGAGTTTCACTTTGGGTTATTGGGTTGGAAAGGAAAAGCAAATCAAATATGGCCAAATGTTGATGACCTTGACCATATCCCACTATACCCTGGTGGGTTGAATTTACAGCACAGTATAGAGTACTGGCTGACCCTTGATCTTCTGGCATCAAACAGACCAAAGGTGGTCAGACCTTGTGGTGCAGTCAGAGTGGATAATTCCAGTCAAGcagatattatttttgtgcCATATTTCTCCTCTCTGAGTTACAACCGACATTCTAAGCTTCATGGTAAAGGGAAAGTTAGCATGAATAAAATGTTGCAGAATAGACTGGTAGAGTTTTTGATGGGTCAGGATGAATGGAAGCGATCTGGGGGAAGGGATCATTTGATTGTGGCCCACCATCCAAATAGCATGTTGGATGCTAGAAAAATGCTGGGCGCTGCCATGTTTGTGCTTGCAGATTTTGGGAGATACCCAGTCGAAATTGCAAATCTTAAAAAGGATGTAATTGCTCCTTACAAGCATGTTGTGAGGACCATTCCAAGTGGTGAATCAGCTCAATTTGAGGAGCGTCCCATATTAGTGTTTTTCCAAGGAGCAATATATAGAAAGGAT GGAGGAATTATTCGCCAAGAATTATATTACCTTCTaaaagatgagaaagatgTACATTTTACATTTGGAACTGTTCGAAAGAATGGAGTCAACAAAGCAGGCCAAGGGATGGCCTCATCTAAGTTCTGCCTGAATATTGCCGGTGATACCCCATCCTCAAATCGCCTCTTTGATGCCATTGTGAGTCACTGTGTTCCTGTGATAATTAGTGATGACATTGAGCTACCATTTGAAGATGTCTTAGACTACTCGGAATTCAGTGTATTTGTGCGCGCATCTGATGCTGTTAAAGAAGGGTACCTGCTGAACCTTCTTCAAAGTATTGATCGAGACAAGTGGACCATGATGTGGGAAAGACTAAAAGAAATTGCACCACATTTTGAATATCAGTATCCATCCCAGTCTGGTGATGCTGTGGATATGATCTGGCAGGCAGTATCAC AGCCTGGTGGATCTTTTTTGCTGGGTGTGGTTTTTGGAGAAGATACAAGCTTAGGCTTTTGCAGAAGATCTGTAAGGGCATTTATTATCTATAGTTCTTTTTGA